In one Shinella zoogloeoides genomic region, the following are encoded:
- a CDS encoding RDD family protein, producing the protein MSADFNETRVPTTDWQAYRGVLSRRIFAFLIDYAIVALLWIPAAVVVFFLGILTLGLGFFLYPALFAIVAMLYFGLTMGGPSQASAGMNVMGLALARVDGRPVDFLTAIVHLVLFWIGNALLTPFIVLVGLFTDRGRLLHDLLLGTVMVRRDRY; encoded by the coding sequence ATGAGCGCTGATTTCAACGAGACGCGGGTTCCGACGACGGACTGGCAGGCCTATCGCGGCGTGCTGTCGCGCCGGATCTTCGCCTTTCTGATCGACTATGCGATCGTCGCCCTCCTGTGGATTCCGGCGGCCGTCGTGGTGTTCTTTCTCGGCATCCTGACGCTCGGCCTCGGTTTCTTCCTCTATCCGGCGCTTTTTGCCATCGTCGCCATGCTCTATTTCGGCCTCACGATGGGCGGTCCCAGCCAGGCGAGCGCCGGCATGAACGTAATGGGCCTCGCGCTCGCACGCGTCGACGGACGACCGGTCGATTTCCTGACGGCGATCGTGCATCTTGTGCTGTTCTGGATCGGCAACGCGCTGCTGACGCCGTTCATCGTGCTTGTCGGCCTCTTCACCGATCGCGGCCGCCTGCTGCACGATCTCCTGCTCGGCACCGTCATGGTCCGCCGCGACCGCTATTGA